Proteins encoded in a region of the Hydrogenispora ethanolica genome:
- a CDS encoding DHCW motif cupin fold protein, with product MKITDVPFQTIDWSSVVPTEHSGSNGVAYWRTFEMGNIRVRMVEYTPGYLADHWCSRGHVLLVLEGELVTELSDGRKFVLTPGTSYQVADELNPHRSYTETGAKLFIVD from the coding sequence ATGAAGATTACCGACGTGCCGTTTCAAACCATCGACTGGAGCAGCGTGGTCCCGACTGAGCATTCCGGCAGCAACGGAGTCGCCTATTGGCGGACTTTCGAGATGGGCAACATCCGGGTGCGGATGGTGGAATATACTCCGGGATACCTGGCGGACCACTGGTGCAGCCGCGGCCATGTGCTGCTGGTCCTCGAAGGCGAGCTGGTCACCGAGCTGAGCGACGGCCGGAAATTCGTCCTGACCCCCGGGACCAGCTACCAGGTGGCCGACGAGCTGAATCCGCACCGCTCCTATACCGAGACCGGAGCCAAGCTGTTCATCGTCGATTGA
- a CDS encoding DUF2164 domain-containing protein has translation MKPKIQLSKEQRAAMQKCIQEYFFTVRDEEIGDLAALLLLDFVTEKLGPVYYNQGVQDCVALMKDKLDDLYGLEL, from the coding sequence ATGAAGCCCAAAATTCAGTTGAGTAAGGAACAAAGAGCGGCGATGCAGAAATGCATCCAGGAATACTTTTTCACGGTGCGGGACGAGGAGATCGGCGATCTGGCAGCGCTGTTGCTGTTGGATTTCGTCACGGAGAAGCTGGGGCCGGTCTATTACAACCAGGGGGTCCAGGATTGCGTGGCGCTGATGAAAGATAAACTGGACGACCTTTATGGCTTGGAACTCTAA